One window of the Devosia sp. 2618 genome contains the following:
- a CDS encoding MmgE/PrpD family protein encodes MLASTQFAPVGTETEIVPMANYAAVALELPLPDAVVEKAKHHILDTLCAMITGVHLHVGEMALSYSNTLGSVEGASVVGSDRLLHPADAAMINGMIAHADETDDSHPAAIGHPGCAIVPAALAAAEHNGRSGVDFLKAVVLGYDYYARMNLALGPDHIYARGHGPYSIGGSWGAAAAAGALYGIDAERMRYVFSNVAQQTSGIATWMRDVDHMEKAFHFGGLPARNGVAAAAMIAHGFNGTDDVIHGRGNFMDAFSDAPQRNLLVDGLGSRYEIILTNIKKWCVGSPIQAALDSLEYLMAEEGVDRDTVVSVEVLLPSHVLDVVEDRGVPDINCRHCLALMLVDGRFGFHASHDYTRMTDPAVVAMKAKIALLPSEELADAKPIRQAIVRAKLVDGRTVERRTYAVKGVVELPMDRADVVLKARDLVGSLLGERTDAFFDCVFGLEDVSDIRVLRRFLQ; translated from the coding sequence ATGCTCGCCTCTACACAATTTGCCCCCGTTGGCACCGAAACCGAAATCGTTCCGATGGCCAACTACGCGGCAGTTGCGTTGGAGCTGCCTTTGCCAGACGCTGTTGTCGAAAAGGCCAAGCATCATATCCTCGATACCCTCTGTGCCATGATCACCGGCGTGCATCTGCATGTTGGAGAGATGGCTTTGTCGTATTCCAATACGCTCGGCTCAGTGGAAGGGGCTAGCGTCGTGGGCAGTGATCGGCTGTTACACCCCGCAGACGCAGCGATGATCAACGGCATGATCGCTCATGCTGATGAAACCGACGATAGCCACCCGGCTGCTATCGGGCACCCTGGCTGCGCCATCGTTCCTGCAGCCCTTGCCGCCGCTGAACACAACGGTCGTTCAGGCGTGGACTTCCTCAAAGCGGTCGTGCTTGGTTACGACTACTATGCCCGCATGAACCTGGCCCTTGGCCCAGACCATATCTATGCCCGAGGTCACGGGCCTTATTCGATTGGCGGGAGCTGGGGCGCTGCGGCAGCTGCAGGCGCGCTTTACGGCATAGACGCAGAGCGGATGCGTTACGTGTTTTCCAACGTCGCACAGCAGACATCCGGCATTGCCACTTGGATGCGCGATGTCGACCACATGGAAAAGGCATTCCATTTTGGCGGTCTGCCGGCGCGGAATGGTGTGGCTGCGGCTGCGATGATTGCGCACGGTTTCAATGGCACCGACGACGTGATCCACGGGCGCGGCAATTTCATGGATGCATTCTCGGATGCGCCGCAGCGCAACCTGCTCGTTGACGGGCTGGGGAGCCGGTACGAGATCATACTGACCAATATCAAGAAGTGGTGCGTGGGCTCGCCAATTCAGGCGGCGCTGGACTCGCTTGAGTACTTGATGGCCGAGGAGGGGGTTGACCGCGACACCGTCGTGTCGGTGGAAGTGCTGCTGCCGTCGCATGTGCTCGATGTGGTCGAGGATCGCGGCGTTCCCGATATCAACTGCCGCCATTGTCTGGCGCTGATGTTGGTCGACGGCCGTTTTGGCTTCCACGCATCGCACGACTATACCCGGATGACTGATCCGGCGGTGGTGGCGATGAAGGCCAAGATCGCGCTGCTGCCGTCAGAGGAGCTGGCTGATGCCAAGCCCATTCGGCAGGCCATCGTTCGGGCAAAGCTCGTCGACGGCCGGACCGTCGAGCGCCGCACCTACGCCGTAAAGGGTGTGGTGGAACTGCCAATGGATCGCGCTGATGTCGTGCTCAAGGCGCGAGACCTTGTGGGTTCGCTGCTTGGCGAGCGCACAGATGCCTTCTTCGATTGTGTTTTTGGACTGGAGGATGTTTCAGACATCCGGGTCCTGCGTCGCTTTCTTCAATAG
- a CDS encoding LysR family transcriptional regulator: MDLGWIEDFRTLVEARSFSLSARQRSISQSAFSKRIRSLERVLGGELVQRKHLPIELTPLGEQFYKDSEAIIAAIGVALDNATRLEEKGQNEITFSSASSLAQSFYPQWITHKKAMMPGIIPLMISSRSWNEDSIALQQGQVDFFMTYCSDQQPTAFDRPEFDYRVLGTEHIIPVSAPDRSGRLPLFDLDRDVPGAIPYLARLPGSYIGHMVDVLIDNLHAPTVRAFAGTNGENLLGLLIHGNGISWMPKDRISAQLDNRTLLPAGGPRWHMKVQVRLYRRARRERPILEKFWNAIGTDGDEFPVRQ; encoded by the coding sequence ATGGACCTGGGCTGGATCGAAGATTTCCGCACGCTTGTTGAAGCCCGAAGCTTCAGCCTGTCGGCGCGTCAACGCAGCATCAGCCAATCTGCTTTCTCAAAGCGCATACGCTCACTGGAGCGCGTTCTGGGCGGAGAACTGGTCCAACGAAAGCATCTGCCGATTGAACTGACGCCACTTGGCGAGCAGTTCTACAAGGACAGTGAAGCGATCATCGCCGCCATCGGCGTAGCGTTGGACAACGCCACGCGTCTCGAAGAGAAGGGCCAGAATGAGATTACCTTCTCGTCCGCAAGCAGCCTGGCACAGTCATTTTATCCGCAATGGATCACGCACAAGAAGGCCATGATGCCGGGGATCATCCCTTTGATGATCTCATCGCGCAGCTGGAACGAGGACAGCATTGCCTTGCAGCAAGGCCAAGTCGATTTCTTCATGACCTATTGTTCCGACCAGCAGCCAACGGCCTTTGACCGTCCCGAGTTCGACTATCGTGTACTAGGTACCGAGCACATCATTCCAGTCAGTGCCCCAGACCGGAGTGGGCGCCTACCTCTATTTGACCTCGACCGCGACGTACCCGGCGCAATTCCCTATCTGGCCCGCCTGCCCGGTTCTTACATCGGGCATATGGTCGACGTGCTGATAGACAATCTGCACGCCCCCACCGTTCGTGCCTTTGCCGGCACCAACGGGGAAAACCTGCTTGGTCTGTTGATCCACGGCAACGGCATTAGCTGGATGCCCAAGGACCGCATCAGCGCCCAGCTCGATAACCGCACCCTCCTGCCCGCTGGCGGGCCTCGGTGGCACATGAAAGTCCAGGTCCGCCTCTACCGCCGCGCGCGCCGAGAACGCCCGATCCTCGAGAAGTTCTGGAACGCAATTGGCACCGACGGAGACGAATTTCCAGTGCGGCAATAG
- a CDS encoding SIS domain-containing protein, with product MSYRATIARQPEALADTYSAGRAELAGLDVSILDKPVIGITGIGASFVAAVVGAAELQTKDRRAFAIRSVDMYDGRDLCDALVGLSHRGRSVETVAALERLPAAARLAITNDPQSPLAKAANLHLRLNNGGDATPSSTGYTATLLAMGIAFEKLLGEDADAFAPIPELARDVLSDAADHMSRLGETFRNRRAIDCVGAGAALGTADGASLLIREASRIPAAAYDTRHYLHGPMESMDSSTGVVVFGAGREIELAQHLDGIACPTLLITTADGVQNGEYLTVVKVPKVDNLIAQAILDILTAQLFAAELSDAAGLTDTKFRYKMSDTKVPQPEAH from the coding sequence ATGAGCTATCGCGCCACCATCGCCCGCCAGCCCGAGGCGCTGGCTGACACCTACAGCGCCGGCCGCGCCGAACTGGCCGGTCTCGATGTTTCCATTTTGGACAAACCGGTTATCGGCATCACCGGCATTGGCGCGAGCTTTGTCGCCGCTGTCGTCGGCGCCGCCGAACTGCAGACCAAGGACCGTCGCGCCTTCGCCATCCGCTCGGTGGATATGTATGACGGCCGCGATCTCTGCGACGCGCTGGTCGGCCTGTCGCATCGTGGCCGCAGTGTCGAGACGGTGGCAGCGCTGGAGCGCCTGCCGGCCGCCGCACGCCTCGCCATCACCAACGATCCGCAGAGCCCGCTCGCCAAGGCAGCCAACCTTCATCTCCGCCTCAACAATGGCGGCGACGCCACGCCATCAAGCACGGGCTACACCGCGACGCTGCTGGCCATGGGCATCGCGTTTGAGAAGCTGCTCGGCGAAGACGCCGACGCCTTTGCCCCGATCCCGGAGCTGGCGCGTGACGTGCTGTCGGACGCTGCAGACCACATGTCCCGCCTCGGCGAAACCTTCCGCAACCGTCGCGCCATCGACTGTGTCGGTGCCGGCGCGGCCCTCGGCACCGCCGATGGCGCTTCACTGCTGATCCGCGAAGCCTCGCGTATCCCAGCGGCGGCCTACGACACCCGCCACTACCTGCATGGGCCAATGGAATCGATGGATTCGAGCACCGGTGTCGTGGTGTTTGGCGCTGGTCGTGAGATCGAACTGGCACAGCATCTCGACGGCATCGCCTGCCCAACGCTCCTCATCACCACCGCTGATGGCGTGCAGAACGGCGAATACCTGACGGTCGTCAAGGTGCCAAAAGTCGACAACCTGATCGCCCAGGCCATCCTCGACATACTGACCGCCCAACTCTTCGCCGCCGAACTCTCCGACGCCGCCGGCCTCACCGACACCAAATTCCGCTACAAAATGAGCGACACCAAAGTCCCCCAACCCGAAGCGCACTGA
- a CDS encoding BadF/BadG/BcrA/BcrD ATPase family protein — MTAPFIHGADALIVGVDIGGTKTHLRAIPLAGGIERDLLVPSADWRVRSWNDDATSLIGMMLQLADGAPIAAIGVGAHGCDDASECLALQSAISARTTSPVEVVNDAELMPLALNLPGQIGVVAGTGSIAVCRGPDSEMMTAGGWGWIISDDGGAGGLVRDAVRTVAAHFDRGGARGEPLVEAIIEALELKSVPRLGTVLAQLGNATAVGALAVAVFDAAESGSELAAEVIRQGGNALAELAGHLHRRGARATHAVAGGSVIVSQPRLWQAFVDGLAASTPQITPRLFSGRPVEGACRLAARLATSSTHATAN; from the coding sequence ATGACCGCTCCCTTTATTCACGGCGCCGATGCCCTCATCGTGGGCGTCGACATCGGCGGCACCAAAACCCATCTGCGCGCCATTCCATTGGCGGGTGGCATCGAGCGCGACCTGCTGGTGCCGAGCGCCGATTGGCGCGTGCGCAGCTGGAACGATGACGCAACCAGCCTGATCGGCATGATGCTGCAACTGGCCGACGGCGCACCCATCGCCGCCATCGGCGTCGGTGCGCATGGTTGTGACGATGCCTCAGAATGCCTCGCGTTGCAGTCTGCCATTTCGGCCCGCACAACGAGCCCTGTGGAAGTGGTCAACGACGCCGAATTGATGCCGCTGGCGCTGAACCTGCCCGGCCAGATCGGCGTGGTCGCCGGCACTGGCTCGATTGCCGTCTGCCGTGGCCCCGATAGCGAAATGATGACCGCCGGCGGCTGGGGCTGGATCATCAGCGACGATGGCGGCGCTGGCGGACTGGTCCGCGACGCAGTCCGCACGGTTGCGGCACACTTCGACAGAGGCGGCGCGCGGGGCGAGCCGCTGGTCGAAGCGATCATTGAAGCGCTCGAACTGAAGTCGGTGCCGCGCCTTGGCACGGTGTTGGCGCAGTTGGGCAATGCTACGGCCGTCGGCGCACTTGCCGTGGCCGTATTCGATGCCGCCGAAAGCGGCTCAGAACTGGCAGCCGAGGTGATCCGTCAAGGCGGCAACGCCCTTGCCGAGCTTGCTGGTCATCTACATCGCCGTGGTGCCCGCGCCACCCACGCGGTGGCAGGCGGTAGCGTCATCGTCTCCCAGCCGCGCCTGTGGCAGGCCTTCGTCGATGGCCTCGCGGCCTCGACCCCGCAGATCACGCCACGCCTTTTTTCCGGCAGACCAGTGGAAGGGGCATGCCGCCTCGCCGCGCGTCTCGCCACGTCATCCACCCACGCCACTGCGAACTGA
- the ugpC gene encoding sn-glycerol-3-phosphate ABC transporter ATP-binding protein UgpC, with protein MPFIDISAVSKTFGNTKILENINLDINLDIEQGQFVVFVGPSGCGKSTLLRMISGLEDVSAGTISIENEVVNDVEPALRGVAMVFQSYALYPHMTTFQNVSFGLRMAHKTRDFIAGRVQQAAGILQLDKLLERKPGQLSGGQKQRVAIGRAIVREPRVFLFDEPLSNLDAELRVQMRAELMDLHRRLGTTMIYVTHDQVEAMTLADKMVVMSGGRIQQAGAPLALYDDPDNQFVAGFVGSPKMNFLPATLVSADAAGAHLKSIGGGGSAVLPIADIAATPGPVSIGIRPEHLRLVAEGAAPAGLVLEGKVVIVEELGAESFVHLDLPDNTRIIVRAGRDAGRLGHTARVALDFERALLFAADGLRLRGRGLVR; from the coding sequence ATGCCTTTCATCGACATTTCAGCCGTCTCCAAGACCTTTGGTAACACCAAGATTCTAGAGAACATCAACCTCGACATCAACCTCGACATCGAACAGGGCCAGTTCGTGGTTTTCGTCGGCCCTTCGGGCTGCGGCAAATCCACTTTGCTGCGCATGATCTCGGGCCTTGAGGACGTCAGCGCCGGCACCATCTCGATCGAAAACGAGGTCGTCAACGACGTGGAGCCCGCCTTGCGCGGCGTCGCCATGGTGTTCCAGTCCTATGCGCTCTACCCGCATATGACGACGTTCCAGAACGTTTCGTTCGGCCTGCGCATGGCGCACAAGACGCGCGATTTCATTGCCGGTCGTGTGCAGCAGGCGGCCGGCATCCTGCAGCTCGACAAGCTGCTTGAACGCAAGCCCGGCCAGCTTTCTGGTGGTCAGAAGCAGCGTGTCGCCATTGGCCGCGCCATCGTGCGCGAACCGCGGGTTTTCCTGTTCGATGAGCCGCTGTCAAACCTGGATGCGGAGCTGCGGGTGCAGATGCGCGCCGAATTGATGGACCTGCATCGTCGGCTCGGCACGACCATGATCTACGTGACCCACGATCAGGTCGAAGCCATGACGCTGGCCGACAAGATGGTGGTGATGAGCGGTGGCCGTATTCAGCAGGCCGGCGCGCCATTAGCCCTCTATGACGACCCGGACAACCAGTTCGTCGCGGGCTTTGTCGGATCGCCCAAGATGAACTTCCTGCCAGCGACGCTGGTGAGTGCAGACGCAGCTGGGGCTCATCTCAAAAGTATTGGGGGTGGTGGTTCAGCGGTATTGCCGATTGCCGATATCGCGGCCACGCCCGGTCCGGTGTCCATTGGCATTCGCCCCGAGCATTTGCGGCTCGTGGCTGAGGGAGCCGCTCCAGCTGGCCTCGTCCTTGAAGGCAAAGTCGTTATCGTCGAGGAGCTGGGCGCCGAAAGCTTTGTGCATCTCGATCTGCCCGACAACACCCGCATAATCGTGCGTGCCGGCCGCGACGCTGGTCGCCTTGGCCACACGGCGCGCGTTGCCTTGGACTTCGAGCGCGCGCTGTTGTTTGCGGCCGATGGTCTGCGGCTTCGGGGCAGGGGCTTGGTTCGGTAA
- a CDS encoding carbohydrate ABC transporter permease encodes MSRTTTMRSPITIWTVLKWTLAIVIAIIAVFPIWWMFNVVFSQPGEPVSLNPRLWPTSFSAGIDKIGMIFTETGYLGAYVISISYALLTIVGVLVIASLAAFEFSLFNFPGRRVMFGIVMLALMVPTAVTIIPTYLLTTRLGWLNTMQGLVVPGLASAFGLFMLVQFMRAVPKEMIEAARLDGAGHFQIYWHVALPLCRNAMITLAILTFIQTWGNYMWPLIIGTRPEMYTVGQVVGMFNSPLSHHTVDTVMTANLLAAIPPLLFFLIFQRKIVEGIAMSGTKG; translated from the coding sequence ATGAGCCGCACCACCACCATGCGCAGCCCGATCACCATCTGGACTGTCCTCAAATGGACGCTGGCCATCGTCATCGCCATCATCGCCGTGTTCCCGATCTGGTGGATGTTCAACGTCGTTTTTTCGCAGCCCGGTGAGCCCGTTTCGCTCAACCCCCGGTTGTGGCCGACATCGTTCAGCGCCGGCATCGACAAGATCGGCATGATCTTTACCGAAACCGGGTATCTGGGCGCCTACGTCATCTCGATCTCTTATGCGCTGCTGACCATTGTCGGCGTGCTGGTGATCGCATCGCTTGCCGCGTTCGAGTTCTCGCTGTTCAATTTTCCCGGTCGCCGCGTCATGTTCGGCATCGTCATGCTCGCGCTGATGGTGCCAACGGCGGTCACGATCATCCCGACCTACCTGCTGACCACGCGACTGGGCTGGCTCAATACCATGCAGGGTCTTGTCGTGCCCGGCCTGGCATCAGCCTTCGGCCTGTTCATGCTGGTGCAGTTCATGCGGGCCGTGCCCAAGGAAATGATCGAGGCGGCACGGCTCGATGGGGCGGGGCACTTCCAGATCTATTGGCACGTGGCGCTGCCACTCTGCCGCAACGCCATGATCACCCTGGCCATCCTGACCTTCATCCAGACCTGGGGCAACTACATGTGGCCGCTGATCATCGGCACGCGCCCTGAAATGTACACGGTCGGCCAAGTGGTTGGCATGTTCAATTCGCCTCTTTCGCACCACACCGTCGATACGGTGATGACCGCAAATCTTCTGGCCGCAATCCCGCCGCTGCTCTTCTTCCTGATCTTCCAGCGCAAGATCGTCGAAGGCATCGCGATGTCGGGAACCAAGGGCTAA
- a CDS encoding sugar ABC transporter permease, with product MSFRRYLPHYLMVAPFMILFVAFFLYPILSGLFYSFHDWNGVKAPEFVGFGNYDRILVSREFLRAMGNLFFYIAITVPLGIFVALGLALLVDSFTGRWANFFRNAFFMPVVLPAFLAATIWRWIYAPNFGLLNMILGWFGVPSINFLNDTGTMIYALIAVDIWVSAGFNMVIILAGLKNIPTELYEAARLDGATKLQQIRHITIPMLGPVLFFVFTYGLISAMQVFDKPWLLTGSSFTSYGGRRNALLFPVMDMMGRAFGGVKFGEAAAYGFLLTVAIVFVTALMFALRAWSERK from the coding sequence ATGTCGTTCCGTCGCTACTTGCCGCATTACCTGATGGTTGCCCCGTTCATGATATTGTTCGTGGCATTCTTCCTCTATCCGATCCTCAGTGGCCTGTTTTACAGCTTCCACGACTGGAACGGCGTCAAGGCGCCGGAATTCGTTGGCTTCGGCAATTACGACCGCATCCTTGTGTCGCGCGAGTTCCTGCGCGCTATGGGCAACCTGTTCTTTTACATCGCCATCACGGTGCCGCTCGGCATCTTCGTGGCGCTTGGTCTGGCACTGCTGGTCGATAGTTTTACCGGCCGCTGGGCGAACTTCTTCCGCAATGCCTTTTTCATGCCCGTGGTGCTGCCGGCCTTTCTCGCTGCCACTATCTGGCGCTGGATCTACGCCCCGAATTTTGGCCTGCTGAACATGATCCTGGGCTGGTTCGGCGTGCCCTCGATCAACTTCCTCAATGACACCGGAACCATGATCTACGCGCTGATCGCGGTGGATATCTGGGTGTCGGCGGGCTTCAACATGGTCATCATCCTGGCTGGCCTCAAGAACATTCCCACCGAGCTTTATGAGGCTGCGCGCCTCGATGGCGCAACCAAGCTGCAGCAGATCAGGCACATCACCATCCCCATGCTTGGGCCCGTGCTGTTCTTCGTTTTCACCTATGGCCTGATCTCGGCCATGCAGGTGTTCGACAAGCCATGGCTGCTGACCGGCTCGTCCTTCACCTCCTATGGCGGCCGCCGCAATGCGCTGCTGTTCCCGGTGATGGACATGATGGGCCGCGCCTTTGGTGGCGTGAAGTTCGGCGAAGCCGCCGCCTATGGCTTCCTGCTCACCGTCGCCATCGTCTTCGTCACCGCACTGATGTTTGCGCTGCGCGCATGGAGTGAACGCAAATGA
- a CDS encoding ABC transporter substrate-binding protein, which yields MRTYTTLRAAIAGATLLAVGCGGAAFAQDVTLEYWVYSDFAQGDALALQQEFIKEFADAHPGVKINITGKGDDDLTAGQVAGAASGNVPDVFMNAQHIGAQLVEVGALANIYDKFMALPEDVRNQFDKDALDTCMPKPDELYCLPYTGFGSLLFRNLTVLEKAGVDTTTPPATWDEWFAQMQKVKEAGMYAIPDETLVFNSIGEIYATSGNSDTWGFNWDNRTTRIDEATMTKVLQKFVDMVPLNTGTSRNDQATKDLFISNQLAFHTIGPWVNPTYAEAAKTSGLKYDFVLIPGDTAGKTGGVRSYEIVGVAPGPNEDVAFEFASFITEKTQMARWAKLLSRYNANAAAMADPEVSALPLIKVSVEAAHGAMNLAAPYFVDSVPSCYNSTVIDYASATSDGEYTPAEGAKEMIAELNDCLAN from the coding sequence ATGAGGACCTACACCACACTGCGTGCGGCAATCGCTGGCGCTACTCTGCTGGCAGTCGGGTGCGGCGGAGCCGCATTTGCGCAGGATGTGACCCTGGAATATTGGGTCTATTCAGATTTCGCCCAGGGCGACGCGCTTGCCCTGCAGCAGGAGTTCATCAAGGAATTTGCCGACGCCCATCCTGGCGTCAAGATCAACATCACCGGCAAAGGCGATGACGATCTCACCGCCGGTCAGGTCGCCGGTGCTGCCAGCGGCAACGTCCCCGACGTGTTCATGAACGCCCAGCATATCGGCGCGCAGCTCGTCGAAGTCGGCGCTCTCGCCAATATCTATGACAAGTTCATGGCCCTGCCGGAAGACGTGCGCAACCAGTTCGACAAGGACGCGCTCGACACCTGTATGCCCAAGCCAGACGAGCTCTACTGCCTGCCCTATACCGGCTTTGGTTCGCTGCTGTTCCGCAACCTGACCGTGCTCGAAAAGGCCGGCGTCGACACCACGACGCCGCCTGCGACCTGGGACGAATGGTTTGCCCAGATGCAGAAGGTCAAGGAAGCCGGCATGTACGCCATCCCTGACGAAACACTGGTGTTCAACTCGATCGGCGAAATCTACGCGACCTCGGGCAACTCGGATACCTGGGGCTTTAACTGGGACAACCGCACCACCCGCATCGACGAAGCGACGATGACCAAGGTGCTGCAGAAGTTCGTCGATATGGTTCCGCTCAACACCGGCACCAGCCGCAATGACCAGGCCACCAAGGATCTTTTTATCTCCAACCAGCTGGCCTTTCACACTATCGGGCCATGGGTAAACCCAACCTATGCTGAAGCCGCCAAGACCAGCGGCCTCAAGTATGACTTCGTGCTGATCCCCGGCGACACCGCTGGCAAGACCGGCGGCGTGCGGAGCTACGAAATCGTCGGTGTGGCGCCTGGTCCAAACGAAGACGTCGCCTTTGAGTTCGCGTCGTTCATCACCGAAAAGACCCAGATGGCACGTTGGGCCAAGCTGCTGTCGCGTTACAATGCAAACGCCGCAGCCATGGCCGACCCCGAAGTTAGCGCTCTGCCGCTGATCAAGGTGTCGGTTGAAGCCGCCCATGGCGCCATGAACCTTGCCGCGCCTTACTTCGTGGACTCCGTGCCCAGCTGCTACAATTCGACAGTGATCGACTACGCCTCGGCCACCAGCGACGGCGAATACACGCCCGCCGAAGGCGCCAAGGAAATGATCGCCGAACTGAACGACTGCCTGGCTAACTAA
- a CDS encoding ROK family transcriptional regulator, which yields MAASLSITGSSKAVFRTLVLDGPSTRPHIGSVLGLSRPTMSAAIAELEELGYVEMIGAVRGPLGRSASQYRVGPQAGHVMAVDAGSTSVRVRVSTLDRRLLYSHVQRLPMRQFEVNAEVSRVVAAEVAAALAATRPEWGPLSTLGIAVPTRVVGPDGDAEASRQNVIFTEFTPPENVTVVLENNVNCAAVAEMHYGAAQGEETFSYIQIGLKIGMGLILGGQLIRGRYGAAGEIGHLAFPFAPGAEPRPGEVEHYLGTEALMGRVHADWSADDGDPPVDTPELLLLAASGGAGAQRHVERHAADIGAIVASCVSVVDPGVVVLGGGFGSSPLLLPGVSETVARLSYAAEIRSSTLGSDATALGIERLAIERGLMLALGETI from the coding sequence GTGGCCGCGAGTCTTTCGATTACGGGTAGCTCCAAGGCGGTTTTCCGTACTTTGGTGCTCGATGGGCCCTCGACCCGGCCGCATATCGGGTCGGTGCTCGGACTGTCACGACCGACAATGTCCGCGGCTATCGCTGAGCTTGAGGAACTGGGCTACGTCGAAATGATCGGCGCGGTGCGCGGGCCGCTGGGGCGCAGCGCTTCGCAATATCGCGTTGGTCCACAGGCTGGGCACGTGATGGCGGTCGATGCCGGCTCGACCTCCGTAAGGGTTCGCGTTTCCACCCTTGATCGTAGACTGCTCTACAGCCATGTGCAGCGCCTGCCGATGCGGCAGTTCGAGGTCAACGCCGAGGTCAGCCGCGTGGTGGCCGCTGAGGTGGCTGCAGCTCTGGCAGCGACGCGGCCGGAATGGGGACCGCTGTCGACATTGGGCATTGCGGTGCCGACGCGCGTGGTAGGCCCCGATGGGGATGCCGAGGCGAGCCGGCAGAATGTTATTTTCACCGAGTTCACGCCGCCCGAGAATGTGACGGTGGTGCTCGAGAACAACGTCAACTGCGCCGCCGTGGCTGAAATGCACTATGGCGCCGCGCAGGGCGAGGAAACGTTCTCCTATATCCAGATCGGCCTCAAGATTGGCATGGGGCTGATCTTGGGCGGCCAGTTGATCCGCGGTCGCTATGGGGCTGCTGGCGAAATCGGTCATCTTGCCTTCCCCTTCGCACCCGGCGCGGAGCCACGGCCGGGCGAGGTAGAGCACTATCTGGGCACCGAGGCCCTGATGGGGCGCGTGCATGCCGATTGGTCGGCCGATGACGGCGACCCGCCGGTCGATACGCCGGAGCTGTTGCTGCTTGCCGCAAGCGGCGGAGCAGGGGCCCAGCGCCATGTCGAAAGGCATGCCGCTGATATCGGAGCCATTGTTGCCTCCTGCGTCAGTGTGGTCGATCCGGGCGTCGTGGTGCTTGGCGGCGGATTTGGGTCGTCGCCTTTGCTGCTGCCCGGTGTGAGCGAGACGGTTGCCCGACTTTCATACGCGGCCGAGATACGCAGCAGCACCTTGGGCTCTGACGCCACCGCGCTCGGGATAGAGCGCCTCGCCATTGAACGCGGGCTGATGCTCGCACTCGGCGAAACCATCTGA